GATGCTGCCTAATGGGCCGTTTTATAGGCCcagtatttaatatttttgaattgctGAAGAGAGCCCAGAACCGATTGTTTACTTGAAAGTAATTAGAATTATAACTATGACTTTGTTGGTTAAAAGGCAATCTAaactattgttttaaaaaaattaatgatgaaattaaatagaaaaaaaaagacaaactaaaaggaaaaaaataaaagaaaaaagagctcaaaatgaagaagaaaaaagaagaagtgaagTTCCATAAGCTTTCCCAAGACTTTTACATGTACTAGGTGATGCTTTTAAATCAAACTAGaaactttcaaatatatttatttcttgtgCATTTAGATTTAGATTTCGTAACTTGAGCAGTTAGTTTGTAATTGTGttacttgtattttaaaaaataattaattgttcctttgtttaaattttttcttaattaaaagtttttatgttttttcttaggTAAAATGTCACgtgttaaatatttattataagaaattaaacatttatattttaattattttaataatttcatttacaATATTACCACAACATGCAAAATAATTAAGTCCTAATTTTTTAACCATCATAATGGTTGAAATCTGAACAAATTAGATGAggcatttaattcttttttcaaaaaaatttagggcAAATGttgcaaaaacaattaaggGCTCAATTATATGAGCTTTGACAAAATGAGCTAGGTGGGTTGCCCTGACTTAGCAAGTGTAACAATGTctaatcttttttcttaataaaaaactaatgatttatttttatagttttttctctagatgtttttaatttatatttaaattagtatccgatttctcttttattttatttgaagaacctttttattttatttgaagatcctattttaaattataattatttttttagttatgcatttaaatttgaagagttttttttattcatttatatttttttctatcttttgtatggaagaaatttatttttgaaaataaaaaaaatatttttagataatatttttaatacgtGTAGTCTTacacatgttatttatttatttattttattcaatcaatttaatttatatctatgttcttattattatttgcttaaataaaaaaattattttaataaaaaaatttagcgaATACAGTTGAATAATATATCCtgtttttcaagattaaatatcttaatatatatgtttctcgattttttaaattttattttaaaatatcattaataattaattatttatttatttgcacatatattttttgatttatttgattatatgcgtttataattttttatttaaacttaaatttttttaattataaaaatgcattaaaaaaacctaaatatataaaaaattttataaaaattaaaaatatttgagcgGTCATAATTAGTATTATACTGGACGTAGCTACTTggaatcttcttttttttttctccccacGTTGAGCCGTAACCCAAATTAAATACTCTCTTGTCTGAGCAGAGGCGGATTATTATATCTCCAGCCCCACCAAACCTGTCCACTCTCCAGCTTATCATCCACCTCCCCTCATCAATGGTAAATTACATCTTAGTCCTTGTATTTGTAAGAAACTAATAAGTTAGTCCATCCCACACCTCATCCTTGCGTTATCGTTTATGTCCATGGTTTAGGGATGCCAATGGAATTTTCATGGTCggttttcttctatatatatatatatatatatatatatatatatatatatatatattaatcaagttaaataattattaaaaaagtataaaatttaagttaaataattaaGCTTATTTAATTAGTTGTGATTTTTATCAGGAATAAGTAGGATTGCgtgcaattttaaaattatttgtgttaaaagaaagtctcaatttttttttatataacttctagtttttatcaatttctaaataactttctaaataatttttagaaattcatcaaatatatttatcatgatattttgagataaaaaaatctaaaagtgaaaaaaatgtcAATATTCATTTTGTTAGTTGTCACTTTTAACATTAATCGAAAAGGTCTACAACGGTAAATAAATTGAAGTCAAATCTAATTAAGGCACTAAATCATGATTTATAGAATACAAGGACTAAAAAGTATTTCATTGACATTACAGGGACTAAGATGTAACTCACTCCCAATAAAAACATCCCAACATCACCGAAATCGCAAAACATCTTCTCCTGTGTTTTCTCCTCCTCCATTTTCTGGAACGTTGGAATTTTCTGTCCAAAATTCTGAGAACATCTCCTCTCTGTTTTTGCATTTGTGCAATATTGTAAAGTTTGTATTTGTATAGGAAGCAAACATCATGCCTTTTTGTGAGGTAGCTAAACACCAGGCCAGTTTATATGATGGAGTTGATGCTGCTAGtcttagcagcagcagcaacaataaTGGCATCAGAATTTTTTACAGAACTCATGGTCATGGAACCACAAAAGTTCTTCTCATTATAggtaataacaattataaaaaaagaaatcttttttcttcctatgttttgttttgaactGGGTTGTCTGATTGATGAATTGTGGATTGTTTGATGGGGAGCAGGATTTGCTGGGACAAATGATTCGTGGGGTCCACAAATAAAGGCACTTACAGGGAAAGAGAGGTCCAATGATGATGATGGAATGAGAGGCGTTGATCAATCAGATGATAATGGGGAAGATGGCTATGGTGGTAATGGTGTTCAAGTTTGTGCCTTCGATAATCGTGGTATGGGAAGGAGTTCTGTGCCGACCAAAAATTCTGAATATTCGTGAGTCTTCTCACACTAATGTTGTTtaatggttaatttttttatgtgggtTGATTCAAGTTTGATTCTTTTATGATGGGTCATTTGAATTTTGATGCATGGCCCTGTCTTATGATTTCTTTTGGAAGTTTTGGTGTGTTTTTTGATCtgggttttgtgtttttatttgatttatgatgGTGTTTTGCTTTTTTGAAGTTTGTTGTTGAATCTCCATTTGCTTTACAACTTTCTTTTGaccttgattttttgtttgtttggttttcgagaaaaaaataggGAAGAAATGgaattttatagtttaatagTTGTGTAGAATTAGAAAAAGTAGAAGAATTTTGACTTACTCAACTCGGCTTCAATAGTTCTTGATGCTTGTGTTGCTTAGCGATGTAATTGGGTgtggatagaaaaaaaaaaagtagttgcCTTGAATTTAGAAGCAAAGGCGTGTGGGTTCCAttgaagattattttattttattgctgaGTGCAGAACAAAAATAATGGCAAAAGATGCAATTGCTTTGATGGATCATCTAGGTTGGAGAAAAGCTCATGTATTTGGTCATTCAATGGGTGAGTCCATGATTCCGAGttttgagattttgtttttggcatTAAGTAATGTAACTGAAATCAAATGCCTCGCAACAATTTCTTCATAGTTTGGTTGATATGTTATTATTGAAACAGGTGCTATGATAGCTTGCAAGTTAGCAGTAATGGTGCCGGACAGAGTTCTATCTTTGGCATTACTTAATGTAACTGGTGGAGGTTTCGAATGTTTACCAAAGGTATTATATCTTTGTGTTGCTGTTCAGCTGTGTTGTCTTCATGTTCCTATGAACTCTTGAACACTAACTTAGTTCCCTCAAACGCACACAATTCCATTTCTTTTGAATTCTCTTTCTAACatgaatattttgattttattaaatttcataattttataaacatcAAGTCGAAGGAATTAACATTTGTTTCACTATAGCTTTTGTGTTCTACATACTTGCATCTTTAGAAGGACTTGAAAGcaattgccttttttttttatgaatgaattTGAGTagtgttttctgttttttttgtctttcacaTGTGAATCTATTTCAATATTAGGTGATAAGATTTGTGCTTTCCAGAGTTTACTTGATAAAAGTATCTTGCTGGCTTTTGCTCCGTATAATGCTTGCTTCATAAACTCCAAATATTCACCCCGCATCATTTACAAGCATAATTTGACCACGTAAAATCTCCAAGAAGTGCTTGTTATTGtagtgaatatttattttttctagtattgATTCATCGTAGAAAATTTCCACCAAGTCCTAGTCTGAGTAGGATATGGTGGCATTGCTACATTAGCTATGTAGGGTCTAGGATTGGTCATTGGTTGTGGTGAACATACTGGGAATTGTAGTTAGGCGATGCAAAACCCTGCTTGTCGGCACTTGTATACCAAGGCAACACAACTATATGGCTTCTATAGTTTGTATTGCCTCATATGAGTTTTTGAGAACCCTAGATTTGTCACGCATCTGAAGCAGTCTAACCTGCTGCTAGATGATCAGGCAAAGGAATTAAAGTAAGAAAGTAGTATGATTGATGATTTTCAGTCCCCAACTTTAGTTGTTTTACAAGCAAAACGAAGTTTCTCATGTGAGAGGGTCTAGAATTGCC
The sequence above is drawn from the Populus alba chromosome 15, ASM523922v2, whole genome shotgun sequence genome and encodes:
- the LOC118057121 gene encoding uncharacterized protein isoform X2, which gives rise to MPFCEVAKHQASLYDGVDAASLSSSSNNNGIRIFYRTHGHGTTKVLLIIGFAGTNDSWGPQIKALTGKERSNDDDGMRGVDQSDDNGEDGYGGNGVQVCAFDNRGMGRSSVPTKNSEYSTKIMAKDAIALMDHLGWRKAHVFGHSMGAMIACKLAVMVPDRVLSLALLNVTGGGFECLPKLDRQTISVAIRFFKAKTPEQRAAVDLDTHYTKEYLDEYVGSSTRRAILHQEYVKGISSTGMQSSYGFDGQVNACWTHKMTRTEIELIRSAGFLVSVIHGRHDIIAPIYYARRLAEKLQPVARMVDLHGGHLVSHERTKEVFLLSYVEIWNDFTISLQQQ